In Asterias rubens chromosome 10, eAstRub1.3, whole genome shotgun sequence, the following proteins share a genomic window:
- the LOC117295635 gene encoding keratin, type I cytoskeletal 9-like encodes MPLFYLKLVLHYLTDTNNADRGDSTLGCCTPYSAPPTVATPVYFLIVCTVGPANARLSDAEHTGKLKHHGAAINSTRSSLNLRSLREDLVERYENRVHRVRRDSSEEVEEAEGESVAESESEAGTGGGGGGGSQGGGGLGGGGGQAGGLGGSQGGGQGWSQGGSQGASQGGSQGGSQGGSQGGGQGGSQGGSQGGSQGGSQGGSQGGSQGGSQGGSQGGSQGGGQGGSQGGSQGGSQGGSQGGSQGGSQGGSQGGGQGGSQGGSQGGSQGGSQGGSQGGSQGGSQGGSQGGSQGGGQGGSQGTGSRSYIPLNPYFKVPPRNRRKNNALNSAASSIRLGWVWKMLLVQMFAVITCYTLI; translated from the exons ATGCCGTTGTTCTACTTGAAGTTGGTGCTTCATTACCTGACTGACACAAACAATGCAGACCGAGGGGATAGCACATTGGGGTGCTGCACCCCCTACTCCGCCCCTCCAACGGTCGCAACACCTG TTTATTTCCTAATCGTGTGCACAGTTGGGCCAGCCAATGCTCGGCTTTCGGATGCCGAACACACAGGCAAACTTAAACATCATGGAGCAGCGATCAACAGTACTCGCTCCAGCTTGAATCTACGGAGTCTCCGAGAGGACTTGGTGGAGAGATACGAGAACAGAGTCCACCGTGTCCGGAGAGATTCCTCGGAGGAGGTCGAGGAAGCCGAAGGGGAGAGCGTCGCCGAGAGTGAGAGCGAGGCTGGTACCGGAGGGGGCGGAGGAGGGGGGAGCCAGGGTGGTGGAGGCCTGGGTGGAGGAGGAGGCCAGGCTGGCGGACTTGGTGGAAGTCAGGGTGGAGGTCAGGGCTGGAGTCAAGGCGGAAGCCAGGGCGCGAGCCAGGGTGGAAGCCAGGGCGGGAGCCAGGGTGGAAGCCAGGGCGGGGGCCAGGGTGGAAGCCAGGGCGGGAGCCAGGGTGGAAGCCAGGGCGGGAGCCAGGGTGGAAGCCAGGGCGGGAGCCAGGGTGGAAGCCAGGGCGGGAGCCAGGGTGGAAGCCAGGGCGGGGGCCAGGGTGGAAGCCAGGGCGGGAGCCAGGGTGGAAGCCAGGGCGGGAGCCAGGGTGGAAGCCAGGGCGGGAGCCAGGGTGGAAGCCAGGGCGGGGGCCAGGGTGGAAGCCAGGGCGGGAGCCAGGGTGGAAGCCAGGGCGGGAGCCAGGGCGGGAGCCAGGGCGGGAGCCAGGGTGGAAGCCAGGGCGGGAGCCAGGGTGGAAGCCAGGGCGGGGGCCAGGGTGGAAGCCAGGGCACTGGATCGCGAAGCTACATACCTCTAAATCCTTACTTTAAAGTGCCACCAAGGAACAGGAGGAAGAACAACGCTTTAAACTCTGCTGCGTCTTCCATCAGGCTTGGTTGGGTCTGGAAAATGCTCCTAGTGCAAATGTTCGCTGTCATTACTTGCTATACCTTGATATGA
- the LOC117295294 gene encoding glycine-rich protein 23-like, producing MTYLLLILALCPLAAICQYVPVNIPNVDYPQPPSTTQPPMPPFGGGGAGHGVGGPGAAGGPGAAGGPSAPGGPGGPGGNPGGVGGVGGVGGVGGVGGVGGVGGVGGVGGTGGASFPGGNSGSVGGGTGVAGGAGQAAGGATDGNDDDSDDMDGSGSGDGSMNAQYSSYDYGAGGGVGLLNSPGKTASVTLACIVVGGLLVAGGMYIFYKRQQRNTAGTTRLNV from the exons ATGACATACTTATTATTGATACTGGCATTGTGCCCATTAGCAG CGATTTGCCAGTACGTACCCGTGAACATACCAAATGTAGACTACCCACAGCCTCCGTCAACGACACAACCCCCCATGCCACCCTTCGGTGGTGGTGGTGCTGGACACGGCGTCGGTGGACCGGGGGCAGCCGGTGGACCGGGGGCAGCCGGTGGCCCAAGTGCCCCAGGTGGCCCAGGCGGACCAGGTGGAAACCCAGGAGGAGTGGGCGGAGTGGGCGGAGTGGGTGGAGTGGGTGGAGTAGGTGGAGTAGGTGGAGTCGGTGGAGTAGGTGGAGTCGGTGGTACGGGGGGAGCCTCATTTCCGGGCGGTAACAGTGGAAGCGTCGGCGGTGGAACCGGTGTAGCCGGTGGGGCCGGACAAGCGGCAGGAGGCGCAACCGACGGCAACGACGATGACTCGGACGATATGGACGGCTCGGGATCAGGCGACGGGAGCATGAACGCCCAGTATTCTTCATATGACTACGGGGCTGGAGGCGGGGTCGGTCTGTTGAACAGCCCGGGAAAAACAGCGTCAGTCACCCTTGCCTGTATCGTCGTCGGAGGCCTTCTAGTCGCAGGCGGGATGTACATATTTTACAAAAGGCAACAGAGAAACACGGCCGGTACAACACGTCTTAATGTTTAA